The window GACACCTTCGGGGATTGCCCCGTGCAATGCCACGTCCCCATGCGATTCCTCCGCAGGCACGCTCTACGGTACCTCCTCCATTCCATCGACTGTCCTACCGAACGGCTACGGAAGTTCACTCGGAGGTACAACGGCCAACGGCGATTTGCAGCCACTAGATCCCCCCACGCTACCACCGCCGCCTATCACGTCGAATTTTTCTGGTCGACTGAGTTACCCGGATACCGATACGAGCGACGTGTACGCGAACCTGAGTCCATTGACGGGCAGCTCTTCGCCGAGCATTCCCAGTTACCAACGCGAAGTGCAAGCGGATCTCAAGCCGCTTTCCGCCCCCAGCCTGCAGTCAGCCAAGCCCGCGTACTCAGATCAGCGCGACAGCTCAGCGGCCGTTGACGACGCCTATCGACAAGGCTACGAAGCTGGCCGCACCGCCACTGAGAAAGAGTCTGCAGCGAAAACAGCACCGGCAATTCCGTCCTACGGTGCACCGGAGAATGCGAATAGCGATCCTTATGGCAGCAGTCGTAGCAGGGACAATTCTGAAGCCCCACGGCCTTCAACAGATTCGCATTATCAACTCAATCCTCCGGACAACAGCCGATCATCGGCGGATGATGCATCCCAGCGCACCCGTGCAGAGATCGAGCGTGATGAGCGAGACCTGCAAGGATTGACAACCGGAGGTCCGAGTGCTCAGGGAAATAATCGATTGGTTTACGAATCATCTGATTCGGCCCCCCGAGTTCGCCCGATCCCCGCACCGGACGACTATCACAATCCGTTTGATTCATCCGAGAAGCTAACAGCCCCTGACTTGCTGCCGGCGCTGCCGCCACCCTCGGCTTCGTACTACCGCGGCGCGCCGCGAACGTCGGGACACTCCAATCAGCCGCAACGCCTCAGCGTCCCGGTTCGCGAAGCGTCGATCCAAGGCACCAGTGACCGCATGCCCGCCTATTCGCCACGCGAGGCAGCGACCGGCCGTGCCACCGAACCAGCACCGGCTCGGCCGACGCAAGCCAATTCGTGGCAATCCAAAGTGCGTCAACAGTCACACGACAGTGGCTGGTATACGAAAGGTCGTTGAGCAGCTTCTTAATCTTTGCAGCCAGATATTTGCAGCTGGGGTTGCTCACCCGAGCAACCGAAATGGCTGAGCGGCTTCCAATTGCAACGCCAGCTCCAACAGCAGCCGTTCCTGCTGGAGATTGGCACTGAACATCATTCCAATCGAGAGGTTTTTCTCGATATCGAAACCGAGCGGGAGACTGATGGCGGGTACTCCTGTGGCATTCGCCAAAGGAGTGAAGCACGCTAATTTGCGCATTCGCTGCAGGAGCACCTCCATCGGCAATTCCATCGCAAGGTGGCCGATCAGCGGTGGTCGCTCCCCCATCGTGGGACCGACCAAGACGTCGTATTGAGAATACAATCGACCACTACGTTGAGACGATTTACGCAGTCGCATCACCGCGCCGGGCAGTTTATGTAGACAGCGTGGCATCTGGCCGGCCAACTCCTTCACAAATCCCGTCACTCGGCTTCGGTCGAAACTCGAATCGATTAGCCGTCTCGAAGTCGACATTGCCGTCCAGGCTAACAGACACCAAAAATTTCGGAAGTCCTCGGCAAACTGCTCCGTATTGGGCAGCTCGACGGGAGTGACGCGATGCCCCAGGGATTCGAGCAATTTCAAGGTCGCCGCAAACTCTCGCTTCACCACCGGATCGACCGACCTATCTACCAAGTCACCCGCTACCGCAGCAATTCGCAAAGAGCGGTCCAGCGGCCGCAGGACATGTCCGATGGGCATGAACCCTCGGCGTGGGCTCAGCCGTTCCGCTTCCGCCATGAACATCGCGGTATCGCGAACAGAACGTGTGAGTACCCCGTCAGTCACGATACCCACGAAAGGCTCGCGGCCCTGAGAAGGAAGCAGCCGACCACGCGTGGGCTTCAATCCCACCAGCCCACAACAGGAGGCGGGGATACGAATCGAACCACCTCCATCACTGCCATGGGCGATGGGCACCACTCCGGCAGCGACCAGTGCGGCCGAGCCGCCCGACGAACCACCGGGTGTGTGCTCAAGGTTCCATGGGTTTCGTGTGGGAGGACGATCGGGGAACTCTGTCGACGCGGTGAACCCGAATTCTGGCATCGTGCTCTTACCCAAACAGACCATCCCCATATCCAACAACTGCTGAGCGATCGGGTGGGTGCGGTGGACAGGCAGCGAGTTCTCTAAAGCTGCCGTACCGTATTTCGTTGGCATGCCCGCCACGTCAGTCAGGTCCTTGATCAACATGGGAACACCCGCAAATGGCCCATCGAGCGGCTTCCGAGCACGCTGCCGAGCTGCGTCAAAGCAGTCCGTGACGATCGCTCCCAGAAGCGGATCAACCTGGTTTGCCCGCTCGATGGCCGCCGCAATCACCTCCGCCACGCTCACCTCTCGATCACGTATTAAGCGTGCAATCGCAACCCCGTCATGGCGGGCCAGCACGTCATCGGTGAACGCGGATGCGGTGGACGGTTTCATAGGCAGAGGAGAGTTCAATCACCTGGCGTTGAGTTCGGAGCCTCAGCTGCGACGCCGGACGGCACAGTCACATGGACTCGGCAAGGATGGCAGCCGGAGCGAGACGCCAGCACCCGAAATGGTTCCAATGCAGGCACAATAGATCAGATCTGCTGCGTTGCAAGGCTCGAGCCGGTGCGACATTTTTCCGCAGTTATCAATGCCCGAGCAGTTCAGGAAATTTCTCGCGACTTCCGGCTGAGCAACGCATTGGCCTGCTCGTCGTCGACGAACTGTTCGGCTTTCGGATCCCATTTCAGTTCACGGCCTAACATGAGTGAGATGTTGCACAAGTGACAGGTCGTCATGGTGCGATGGTGTGACCATACGTCGGAGATCGGCACTCCACCATCCTCAATGCACTCAAAGAAGTTTGCCATGTGATTTCCAGGCTTCTTGCCCTTGCACAGCTGGATGATCAGCTCGTCGAGCTGCTGGCGATCGGCATCCGTCAACGCGTCAACGGGACGGCCTTCGAGCTTGCCACGATTGACGAAAATACGGCCCTTGCTGCCTTCGAACAGGATGCCATTGGGAAAATCGACGTTGTCGTTTTCCCGCTTGTAGTGATCGTTGACGCTGAGTGTCGATCCGTTTTCATACTCCAAGTCAATATGGAACTTGGTTGCCGTGTTGTAGCCGTTGGGCAACGACGCTTCCCCGTTGAGGAATGAGTTCCAGTTGAAGTCAGCGGGCACCCGTTGCGGGAACGTGCCTTTACCTAAAACGCGGACAGGTCCGGTTTCACCTGGCGCGAGCGCCCACTGGGCAATATCAATGTGGTGAGCCCCCCAATCCGTCATCTTTCCACCCGAGTACTCGAAGAACCAGCGGAAAAACCGGCGGCGTTCATCGCAATACTTGACCTCAGGTGCGGGTCCTACCCACAGGTTCCAATCGATGTCTTCGGGAGCGGCGGTGTTCTCGAATGGGCCGCCATCGGGAGCGCCCCCAATCGCCACATAGGCGTTGACGTTGTCGCCGAGGCGTCCACTCTGCACCATCGCGATCGCGGTTAGAAAGCGAGATATGTCGCTCCGCTGCTGCGTCCCCACTTGAAATACCTTGCCGGTCTCTTCAACCACCTTGCGAATCTGTTTACCCTCGTCGATCGTGAGCGTCAGCGGCTTCTCACAGTACACGTGGGCACCACTGCGGAGGGCGGCGATAGCAATGGGCACGTGCCAGTGATCAGGGGTACCGATGGTGACGACCTCTGGCTTTTCCTTCTCCAGCAGCTCCCGGTAATCGCGGTATGTCTTCAGTTTCCCGCCAAAGTCTTGATTGAATTCCGCAGCATGTACATCATCGACATCGCAGACCGCGATCATGTTAGCGAATTTCGCAGCCCCCCGAGCGATGCTCCCGCCGCGGTTGTAGCGACCACGGCTACCACCCACACCAATCGCGGCGAGGCGACGTTTCTGCGAATCGGCTCCCTCAGCGGCCGGTACAGAGCCTGCGATTGACAGGGCAGATCCAGCAGCGGCGGTCGTGCGGAGAAAATCACGTCGGTTAGCACTCATTTAAATATCCATGGAAGAAAGGAAGCAATAATCAGATACTAACAGTCTAGCAGGTAGGGCCGGTTCCTACCCTAAGCGTCGCTCATCCAACGCATGTGGCCGGTGGAACCGGCCCTACTTCACAATACGCGAATATCGGCAAACGCTTCTTTCGCGAACAGTTCATCGACCGCATGCAAGTCTTTATCGGCCAACGAATTTTCGTCTGCGGAGAAAGATCGCCGATCCGCTGGGGCTCGTTGACGCATCACGAGATCCGTGCTCATCACACTGGGGTTGTCCGAGCGCGGGCTCACTCGCAATTCTTCGCGTGTGGGCACCGACTCGCCGTTGGATGTGCGAATATGCCGTGCCACCGCGAGAGGGGTCACCTTGGCGGCGAGTGACCATCCCTGGCTGGCGTTTTCAATGGGTTCCCCTCCTGCGGGCTGTGTGTTGAGCTCGTTGATGACCCGTAGGGCATCCAAAGCCGTCACTAATCCATCACCGTTGGTGTCATAGTAGGACCTAGGATTCTCTGTCAGCGAAGCGCGATCGAATAATCGTCCGTCGGAGTCCGAGAATTTCGGTTCGTTCAGTTCGTTGATGACGCGTAGAGCATCCAGAGCCGTCACAAATCCATCAACATTGACATCGTTCAATCGGATAAAGTTCTGCCATGGCTGTGCCGCACTGACGATGATCGCCGCGTCGCCACTCTGTGTAGCAGCCGTCAGCTGAAACGTGCTGCCCATCCCGACCGGATCAGTCATCCGCCATTCTTCAGCATGGGTGAACAACAAGTGATCATTCGCACCGATCATCACTTGCATGGGCAACGTATCCGATGACCATTTCTGCGCCAGGCCAGCATCAATGGTCGCTGAGCTGGTGTCGCCATGGGTCAGGTCCAGCGTAACGCGGCCCTGGGCGGCCTGCGTCGCGACGTTGGTCAGATCGATCGAGCCACCGGCGCCGCTAAGGTTAACACTGGAGCCATCTGCGAAAGCGCGAAATTGGATTTGATCGGCGGTCACCGCGTAGTCGGCTGACAAAACCACATTGATCGCCTCGGGCGTGGTCAGAGGTTGGTAATCAATCGTGCCGACTTGATCGTTCGGTGCTTCAAATTGGGTCAGTGTTCCCGAAATCAACCTAACGAAATCGGGTCCCAGACTCAGCATGTTGTCCGAAGTAACCGATCGGAGAGTAACAGTGGGAGAGGCCGTGCCGCTGAGCAGATCAACTTGAGAATCTTCGACTTCACCGTCCTCCGCCGGGCCCGTCGGCAGATCACTGCCGAGGGTGGACAGGCGGAAGCGGGCATAGGAACTGCCCGCTAAAGCTCCTGCAGGGACCGGATAGCTGATCAAGGTGTCGCCCGCATTGACGATAGCACCGCTGATGATCTTCTCACCAAGATCATTCCAATCACCATCGCGATTAAAATCGAGCCATGCATCCACAATTCCAGTACCCGAACTATGCACGCGGACGCTGGAGGTCGTCGATGTGCCAACGACGGGATTCGTTAAGAAAAAGATGCCATCGTCATCGGTGTCACCCGCAGCATCCTGGCTCGCTGTGCCATCGATTTCAGCTTCGACGGCTGCACCTAAGAACAGACTCCCCACAACGTGGCTGGCCCCATCCTGATTCTTGGTCACCGGATAGTTCGAGTCGAATCCAGACTGCGTTTGCGACGGCGCGTCGCCAAAATCCAGAGACAGAGCGAGCACATTGATTGTGACCGATGTCGTGACCGTGTTGTAATTGGACGTGTCGGTCGGTGTGAACGTAGTTGAGAGTGATTGGCTGGTTCCGGCGGTCAACACCGTTCCGCTGGCCGGGAGATAGACAAAGCTGCCGGGAATGTTCGCGGTAGCATTGAGTTCATCGGTTCCTAATGCGACGCCCGCGAAGATCGCCGTTGGATCGGTCCACGCGACCACAGGATCAGCTTTCAACACGTTGATCGACGTGGTCTTGGTAATCGTGTTGAATCGTGTCGTGTCATCGGGAGTGAAGGTGACCGACAACGTCTGGCCGTTGCCCGCATTCAAGGCGGTGTCCAGTGCTGGTGTATAGACGAACGTGCCGAGCGCTGTGGAGGTCGCATTAAGCTGAGCCATGCTGAGCGCACTCCCAAAGACAATGTCGGCGGGCATCGGCCATGCGATATCGGGATCTTTCTGGTTCAATACATTCAGTGTTACTGATGCCGTTACGGATTCGTACGTGACCGTATCGGTCGGCGTGAACGTGACGCTCAACGAACGACTGGCACCTGCGCTGAGTATCGCTCCAATAGCAGGGGTATAAACAAAGTTGCCGGGAACGTTGGCGGATGCGTTGAGCTGGCTAGCCCCGAGCGCAGTTCCAGCGACGATATCCCCTGGATTGGCCCACGTTACGACGGGCGTTTCCTTAGCGGTGCTGACCGTCGCGGTCGCAGTGCTGACGTTGCCAGATCGATCGGTTGCCGTGAATACGATCGTTGTCATCCCGTTGGGCAATACAGCAGGTGCGTCGTTGACGATCGTGGGGAATTCATCAACCAGGTCGGTTGCTTGCGGATTGATCATCGCCAAGGCATTGCTGAGCGATTGGCCAGCATCCAATACGACGGTGTCTCTCTCCAACAGAAGTGACGGCGCCGTGGTGTCCACGACGGAAATCTCTTGCTCGGCGAATCTGACATTGCCGAAGTAGTCGATCGCTTGAAATAAGACGCGAGTCTTGCCCAACGGCAAGGTATGGTCGGGGAATAAGAACGACGCCCCCGCTGCGATGGCGGTTACGATCGGGTTGGGATCTGAATCATCGGTCGCGGAAGCGGTTAACGCCGAAACGCTGATCCCACTCGGACCGGTCGCTTCATAGGTTGCCGGAATCGAAGTGAACGTTGGTAGATTGGATTCGTCGACTTTGTAGCCGGTATCACGCAGGATCGCCTTTTCAACTTTGCTGTGCTCAAGCGGGCGCAAGCCAGTGAGCAAGCCCGCAGTCATCAACGAGTCAGTATCGGAGAGAGCGAGATGCCGACCGCTTTCGCCTTCCACCCATATCGGCGGTGAATAGATCGGAATCGGACCATTGTAACCGCCCAGGCTGGACGGTCCCGAGGCGATTGCGCCGTGGAAATACAGTCCTCCATCGGGCGTTCCGCCACCATTGGCATCTCGACCGCCGGTGCTGATCCTGTCCCACATCGCCTGATTCAGTTCAAACGACACGGGATCGATCAGCAGATGTCCATCCTTGTCACCTAGGTGGCGGTCAAACTCCGTCCAGACGCGACCACGTCCATCGTCGCTCTCGCTGCTGACCCGACTGGTGCCATCTTGCTGAATATTGGAATCAAAACCAAACAGATGCGTGAGTTCGTGCAACAGGAACGACACCGTATCAATCGCGGTATCCGGATTTGACTGCAATTCATCAACACTCCATTCGAACGTGAACGGGCTGGCCGAGGATGGGAAGGTGACATCCAATGTCACGTCGATGGCGCTGCCGTTGAGATCGTTACCCGACGCCAACTTTTCGGATGCGACACTACGAATGAAGCCAGGTCCACTGATCTCGTATTCAGAATCAATCTCAACTTTAGGTATCATGCCTTCGAGCGATCGCACCAGGACATCAACTTTTACACCCGCGGGCAAGAAGTTGAACAATAACCGCTGAACATACGCTGCCGCTGTTTCAAGGTCTTGTTTATATCCATCACCTTCCACCGGATCATTGAATCCAACGGAGTTTGTCGAGTCGTAGATGAAATGAAACGGATTGTTCTGAAAATCGAGTTGAGCGCCCAGGCTGACTGAATCCGAGATCGTAGAGCCACCAGAATCGGTGACGATGACTTGATAGTCACCGGTTTCGTTCTCCAGCAACTGCGGAAAGGTAAGCGTCCGCTTGTCCGCGCCCAACAGGTAACCATCGACAGCTTTATCTTCATGAATGATCCACTGATACTGCAATGGATCGTTGCCGGTGGCCGTGACTGTCAAGCTACCTTCGTGATTGAAAACGCCGACCGCATTCTCGGGTTGGACTGTAATATTCGGTGGATCGATCAGCGTAATCCCGTAGGCGATGGGTACCGACGTGTCGGTACCGCCATTGGCGGTTCCCCCATCGTCCTGGGCACTGACCGTGAATCGGGCGCGACCTACGACGTTGGGTTTCGGGGTGTAGGTCAAGTTGCCAGCAACATCCACTGCTGGTAAGACATCAAACATGTCTGTATCAACGGTCGAGACGACGTAGGCTCGAATCGACTGAGACGCTTCATCGGCAGGACCGGGAACAAAGTTACTGGCCCAACCCACGACGGTTTGTTGACCATTGTCACTATCGACGACAGGTGGATCGATAGCCGTGAACGACGGCGCGTCGTTTCGTGGAGTGACATGGATCGTGAACGTTTGCGGTGCGGATGTTCCTGAACCTGAACCCAAACCACCGGCATCGTCCAACGCCACCACCACAAACGAACTGGCGCCCGATGCGTTAGGTGCCGGTGTGTAAGTCAATAGTCCATTCGCGTCGATCATCGGTGGTACAGCGAACAAAGAACGGCGACTGAGTTGGGAAACGGAGAAACCCTTGATCGATTGCCCCAATTCGATGGCATCGGAGGTCGTGACCAATTCAAAACTCTGCGGTCCGGAATCTTCATGCACCGCCGGTGGCGCTACCGCTGTGAACGTCGGTGGCAGATTCCCCTCCAGCGTGACGCGAACGGAATGATCGGCATCGAGAAGAAAACCATTGGACGAGACACCCGTCACACGAATATCGCTCACGCCGCTGACGTCTAACCCTTGGAACTCAATAGTAGCCAATTTTTCGGGTGTCGTTGAATCGGCTGGCCAAGCTCCTAAAAAGCTGTTCCATGACAAGATGATCGTGGTGTCGGTTCTCAAATCATTGTCCGACACGACTTCGAACTCGGCATTGTTCGCGTTCGCACCGTTGACTAAACCCGCACCCAGCAAGAACGGAACTCCGCTAAAGGCGACTCGCGTGGAATCGTAATGAATTTCCAGCAAGAGAGCAGGCGGCACCGTGGTACTCGCATCAATATTGTATTGCACGTCGATGGTGAATTTTTCACCGAGCGTCAAATCTGTATCCGATGGCGGGATCATTACCACCTGCCCCGGTGCCTGAATCGGGTTGTCGACTGCTTTCGTCAGCGTCGATGCAGGAAATGGAAAGTCGGGAACTGCCGGTGGCGCGGGCGCCGCGGGTGTATTCCCGGCGACAGAGACCCAGAGCACGACCGGGTAAGAGAGCACCGGATCCGAACCCTGCTCGAAACTATTCTCAAACACGTCAAACATTAACCCCGAGACGGGATCGGTGACTTGCGTCGGTAGCTTGGTCCAACTTGCAGCTTCGCTAAGCGTGACGGTGTCGTCAGCGCCTGCGATTACAATCAAAGGTTTGCCTTCGCTCGCGTTGTCATACAGAGACTTGGGCGTGACGGTCAGCGAGTTGGCACCTGAGCCACGCATGTCGATGCGTTGTACGCCGTGGATGGCGGAACTTCGCAAGTCAACGACGACACCCTGCCCCTGGACGTCGATTCCATCGCTCCATCCACTTGCCGGGGCAAGTTGGCCTGGCTCGGCATCGAAACGAAACGATTGGTACAACGGCCCACCGCGTCCATCCAAGGTCAAGGTGTCCGATGTATTGGGAATGCCCGTGATCACCAATGCTGGCGTACGACTTGGGTCATCGGCAACCGCGTAGCGACTCGAATCAAGCGAGGCATACGTGTAGGCGTGAGTCCCCGTCGTTTGCGATGGGTGATCTTGAGTTGAAAGGATCGCTGGCACGCCGTTGGTGCTGACCGAAAGATACGCACCATCGCGAGCGATGCGGGTTTGGTACGGCGCCGTCTGGTCGGCACCGATGAGTATCTCATCGAGGTTCACCGTCGACTGTTGATCCGCAAGTATCTTCACGGTCAGATTGGGAACTGGTGTCGCCGGGCCGCTCAGCACCAGACCCACGTTCAAATCCAGATCAGGCTTGGTTTGGTTGACTGGATCCAACGCCTGCAGGGACACCAACGGACGCGGGTACAGTTCAAACTGGGTAGTACCTGCAGGCAGCGTGAACGGCGTGCTCATCGAGATCTCGAACCACTGCGAAGTGGCTGGAATGAACAGATCGAAATCGATATCAGTCCCGGAGTTGGCGACCGTGTGATCCAACAACGCGTTACCTCCAGCACCGGCATCGAATTGCAACTGTGTCACGGCAAGTCCAGTCGGAACGTTGAACTCGTAGCCGGCCGCTGCGGGAATACGAACGAATATCGGTTCTTCGACGCCCAGCGATTGAGTTCGGGTCACGCGTTGGATTCGCTCGGTCAGAACATCAATTTCTGGCGACAGCGGATCGCTTAAAAACCTCTGTAACTCCGTCGGCACATCGATCCTGCGACCAGGAGTTCCAGCGGCGCTGGATCGAACAAGTGTACGCACATTGGCATCGTCTTCGTCAACGAGATAAAGGTCTTCGAATGGCACAAGGTCCCCAAATGTGGCCAAATCATAGACGCCGATCGCGCGATCGAAAGCGGCCTGCAAAGGTGCGTAAGGCGACGAACCAATCACCGCGTCACTGGCGACTGGAAATTGCGGTAAGTCTGGCCGGTCCGAGAACGACAACACATCGTCGGCGTAGGTTTGGTTGAGCGCTGGACTGGTGCCCCCATCGATGAAAGCACGAATATCCGCAGGCAAGGTTCGCTGGCTCGATGGCGAAAACACTAAACCCGCCGTCAATGCCGCTTGGGTCGTCGACGTGGCACCGATGCCCGAAAAATGTCGCAAGATCAACACGCCATCCACGCTGGCTTCGACCGCGTCGTTGTCGTCAACATCCAAACGACCTTTCGATTCCAGGCCCTGTAGATACGCAAGGATTTCAGACGCGGTGGTCCGCGTCGCAGTACTCGACACCACATCGGTGGACGTGATTCCGTCAATCAATGCTGAATCGGTTTTGCCCGCCATGTACCGCGCGATCAAGGTGCCATCGGTCGTCGGCAATAGCTTTCCATCGCCATCGATATCGAGCGTGAAATCGTTGTCACGAACGAACAGGTTGGCCTTCGCTTCGAACTCTGCTTGCTTCGCCGCAGTTAACAATTGCGAGACGTGATCGCCTTTTTGAGTCAGCGGCGCACCACCTTCGGCGGTGACGGTCACGTGCCGCTCCGCACCATTGGAAAACTTGACTCCGAAGGTCGCTTCGCTGCCGAGCAAGTCCTCGAAACCTCGCAACCGCCATGACTGGGGACCGTTGCCAGGCTGAAAAGTGCTGCCCCCCACATCGACGACATAAGCGCTTTGCACATTACCGTTGCCATCGAGCAACTCCAAGGTCAAGCCAGCGTACGGCGGACGAATTAATACCGTGTCGTTTCCTTGTGTCTGGAACTTGACGTCGGTGTGGACGACACCGTCAGGACCAATCAACGGCACCGTGAAATACGTCGTCTGATTGTCGACTGGATCAATCTGGGTGGGCGTACCGGAGGTCAACAAGAACGCACCGCCCGGCGTCTTGCCATCTCGCTCCGAACCAGGATCCGGGGAATCGAGATCGAAGCCAGCGAGCTCCGTTCTCGTGGACGGTAGATCGAAGGTAGAAGCAAAGATGGAGCCGATGTCGAAATTGTCGAGCAGCGTTTGCGATTCCCGGTACAACGGCCCCAGATCGATCAAATCGGTGCCGAACGCGGATAGCTTTAGCTTCAGGATCTCCAGCAACCCTTGCACATCCAAGTCCAAGCCGATGTCGTTGGAGAAACGGTTGCCGAGATTTACCGAAGGCGTCACGTGAACATTGGTTTTCCCATTGGAGTTCACTCGAATTTCGGTGCCAGGCATGAAGCTGATCGAACCCCCAGATGCGATCGCTTGCGGTGACCCGTTCGCGCCAGCATACACATCGATCGTACCGCCGCCGTCAAACGTGAAATCGAATGCCGCTTGGTGCGTCGCATCGAAGTAAGGTTCCACCGAAACGCTTTGTTTGACAGCCAAACGGGGCGTGATGACGTAGGAGACGGTCGTCGCGGAAACGTCGATGGGCCCCGCCGACAAATTGTAAGTCCCCAAGGGCCCGATCGCACCAACGTCGACAGAGAGTGAGGCGATATTACGTTTGGCGTCTAAGTCCGAGCCTCGTGCAAAGTCATCCGTGGTTGCCGATAAACGATGTTGTGCGTTGTCAAACTCGTGATCGGTCAGTTGAACATCAGGGACGGTGAGCGACAGACTACCGAGTGGTTTTTCGACGCCCACTTTAACACCGCCCACCTTGACACTGCCGCCGACACTGACATCGGCTTTGACACCCAGCAGGTCTTCGGCTTGGCCAAACGAAACACTCAGCCCCGCGCCACCACCGGTTTCGTCGCCAGATTTCTTTTGGGTCGCCTTTTTCTCGTCATCGATCGCTTTTCGAATCTCCGCATCGTGGTCACCGGGCTTGCCTTGCGCTTTGGCGATTTCGGCTTTACGCTTGGCCTCACGCGCCTTAGCCACCTCGTCCGTTTGACTCTCATCGTCATCAAAATCATAGGCTAGGAGAGAGCTGAGGTTCAGTCCCGCGATCACGATGTTGCCATCGAACGCCGCTGGGTTCTTGCCTCCTTCACTGTCAGTCGTCAGTCCGCCGTCTGGTTTGCTGAACTGTTTGTTGCCGTTGGCATCTTCGAGTTGACGGTTGATTGAAAACAACGGTATCTTCTCGTTGACACCGATCGGCAACGTGCCGCTGGCACAGGCCACGACGCACCCGGTACCGCTCAGGGTCGCGTTGAAGCTAAACACCAAGTCGGCATAGGCGCTGATCCGAGGCGAAACGGTGTACAAGCTGCCGCCGGTCAGTTCGGTGCCCGTGCCGATGACATATTCGGTGTCCGATGTTTTATTGATCGAGTAGGCAAAAACACCGTCATAGAACGTGTCGACGGAACCGGAGTTGACGTAGTAGCCGTACTCGATACCGATGCGTCCATCCACATCGGCCTTCGCATCGGCACCCCATTTCGTACCAAACAACGGATCGGTGGCAATTCCTGGTCCGACACTGAATGTTTTGTCAAATTCAATTCCGAGGAAACCGGGAGCCTTGGGGATGTTGCTGTTGGGGCGGCCATCGTCAAAGCCTTGGCCAAACACCAGGGCATCCCCTGTCCCAAATTGGCTGGCATCGCGAATCTCGCTGGTGAACTTGGCCGTCCGAATCTGGCTGGACTCATAGGCACCGATATCGCCAAACTCGTTGTCAGCGCCTGCGGCATCAAATATGGACGCCGCTTGATCAGTGACTGGGAATCCGCGTTGATCCAGCAGTCCCTGGCGAATTCCGTTATCGATCGCATTGCTGTTCGCTCCGACCGCGATGGTTTGCGTGCGTCCACCATTGTCCCTCAACTGCGGTGAGAGGTTTGGATCGTCATTCAGAACGAGAGTGGTATTCACACCCGAAGAGGCGCCCGCGATGC of the Allorhodopirellula heiligendammensis genome contains:
- a CDS encoding amidase → MKPSTASAFTDDVLARHDGVAIARLIRDREVSVAEVIAAAIERANQVDPLLGAIVTDCFDAARQRARKPLDGPFAGVPMLIKDLTDVAGMPTKYGTAALENSLPVHRTHPIAQQLLDMGMVCLGKSTMPEFGFTASTEFPDRPPTRNPWNLEHTPGGSSGGSAALVAAGVVPIAHGSDGGGSIRIPASCCGLVGLKPTRGRLLPSQGREPFVGIVTDGVLTRSVRDTAMFMAEAERLSPRRGFMPIGHVLRPLDRSLRIAAVAGDLVDRSVDPVVKREFAATLKLLESLGHRVTPVELPNTEQFAEDFRNFWCLLAWTAMSTSRRLIDSSFDRSRVTGFVKELAGQMPRCLHKLPGAVMRLRKSSQRSGRLYSQYDVLVGPTMGERPPLIGHLAMELPMEVLLQRMRKLACFTPLANATGVPAISLPLGFDIEKNLSIGMMFSANLQQERLLLELALQLEAAQPFRLLG
- a CDS encoding Gfo/Idh/MocA family oxidoreductase, with the translated sequence MSANRRDFLRTTAAAGSALSIAGSVPAAEGADSQKRRLAAIGVGGSRGRYNRGGSIARGAAKFANMIAVCDVDDVHAAEFNQDFGGKLKTYRDYRELLEKEKPEVVTIGTPDHWHVPIAIAALRSGAHVYCEKPLTLTIDEGKQIRKVVEETGKVFQVGTQQRSDISRFLTAIAMVQSGRLGDNVNAYVAIGGAPDGGPFENTAAPEDIDWNLWVGPAPEVKYCDERRRFFRWFFEYSGGKMTDWGAHHIDIAQWALAPGETGPVRVLGKGTFPQRVPADFNWNSFLNGEASLPNGYNTATKFHIDLEYENGSTLSVNDHYKRENDNVDFPNGILFEGSKGRIFVNRGKLEGRPVDALTDADRQQLDELIIQLCKGKKPGNHMANFFECIEDGGVPISDVWSHHRTMTTCHLCNISLMLGRELKWDPKAEQFVDDEQANALLSRKSREIS